Part of the Spiroplasma sp. BIUS-1 genome, CTGTTAACTTTTGATCAAAAGTTAAACAAGAAGCTATGAACGATATTGGAACAACAATATTTAAATAATAGAAAAAACTCAACTAATTTGAGTTTTTTTATTATCAATTTATAATTATTGAAAAGGAACTGTTTTTATGAGTTTTAATGAAATTTTCACAAATAAAGTAATTAATAAAAATAAGTTAATAGAATTTGGTTTTGTTTTTTCAAACAATAATTTTACTTATGAATGCAGTATATTTAATGATAATTTTCTTTTAAATGTATTTGTTGATTTAAATAACAAAGTCAATTTTAAATTGTTTGAAAAAGATACTAAAGAAGAATATGATTTAGTTCATGTAAAAAATGCAAATGGAGATTTTGTTTCAAACTTAAAGAAATTATGTAGTGAAAAACTACTGGAAATATCAAATAAATGTTTTGATATTGAAATTTATTCAAATATTCAAACAAAAAATATTATTGAATATATGGATCAAAAATATTCAATTAAACCAAATTTTTTATGAGAAAAGCATCCAAAGTATTCGGTCTTTAAAAATAAAAAAAATGATAAATGATTTGCATTAATAATGGAAATAAACCTAAGCAAAATAGGTTTTAAAGAAAATGAAATAGAAGAAATATTAGTTATTAAAGATTTGCCTGAAAATGTAGCCAATAAAATTGAACAAAATAATTATTATCCAGCTTATCATATGAATAAAAGTAATTGATATACAGTTATTTTAAACAATTCATTGAGTAACAACGTTTTGTATAATTTAATAGATACTAGTTATGAATTAGTTAAATAAAAACGACTTATTTAAGTATCTTTAATAAGTCGTTTTGTTTTATGTTTAAAAATTTATTCATATTATTTGATAACACATAAACTGATGCTGCTTTTTCGTGAAGTTTTGTCATTTTGTTTGGATTAAAATTTGAATAAGTTTCAATAACTTGATTTTTAATATCACAGAAAATAACATCGACTTTTTCTTTGAAACCAAATGAGTTAAAACCTTTTGAATATATTATTCTAAAACCATTTTCTGAAGAGAATTTCTCTTTGAAAATCAAAGAACTATATTTATTTGAAGGATTTCTTATTGTTCTTATATTAATATCTAATACTTCTTGGTTATGAACTAACTTTGAAGAATAGTTTTCCTTAAAAATATCTTTATTTTTATCTTTTCTAAATACCCTTGTAAGTCTTATTAATTTCTTTATTGAACCCATTTGAATCACCTAGAAATATTATAACTAAAAAATAGTAGTATAATATTAAAAAGAAAAGAGGAATAATTATGGCAAAAGTAGCTATTTTTGTTGCTAACGGTTTTGAAGATACTGAAGTTGTAGCAACTGTTGATGTTTTAAGAAGAGCAGAGAAATTATTTGCAGGAAGTTTTCCTGTTGTAGATATTGTTTCTATAAATGATTCTAAGCATGTTAAAGGAGCTTGAAACATTGAATTAACAGCAGATAAATTAATAAATGAAATTAATTTTTCAGAATATGATTGTTTAATTTTACCTGGAGGTAGAGTTGGAGTTGATCGTTTAAAAGAGAACGAAACTTTAATGAATGCTGTTGAAAAACACGCTAAAGAAAACAAAGTTGTTGCAGCTATATGTGCAGCTCCTGAAATTTTAGGTAAATTAGGTCTTGTTGATGGAATTGAAATAACTCATTATCCTGGATGTACAACTGATTTAGATAAAGCAGTTAAAAAACCACATATGTCAGCTATTGCAGATAAAAACATTATCACAGGAAGTTCAATTGGAGGGGCTTTACAATTTGCTTTACAAATAGTAGATCACTTTACTTCAACTGAGCAAATGTTACAACTTCATGAAACATTAGTATTTAATTACTAATGTTTTTTTTGTTATAATTAATTTGTAATATTAAAAAATGAGTAAATTGAAAAAGGAGAAATTTATATATGCAGTTAAAAATTTTTTTAGCGACCATTTTTGGTTTTGGATCTGGTTCTAGTTTAACTGGAATATCAAGTTTATCAAACGGTCAATATCAAAATATACAAAGCATTGTTGAAAATTATCAATTTGGAAATGAAGAAAAATCAAATGAAAATATAAATTTACAGGGTCAAGAATACGGAAAAGAGTTTAGGTTATACATAGATTCTTCTTCAGATAAAAATTTACCAGAATCAAATAATTCTGATGACTACATAGTTTCTAAGGCAAAAAAAGATGAGTGATATAATCACTTAATAAAAGGAATAAATATTAATGTTCTAGATTATTCTTCTAGCAAAGAAGAGTTCGTTAAAAATTACGGCATTTTGAATATTAATTACGAATATATGTTTAATTTTTGAAATTCTAAGGAAGGTTGAACTTATCCGGGAGGTAAGAGTAATTCATATATTAATGCTGGTTACACATATAAACTCAAAGGTCAAAATTCAAGTGAATTAATAACAGAGAAAACAGACCAAAGTCATAGTTCAAATGAAAGGGCTAGAATAGTTCTTTATGAAGAATGAAATAATAATCAATTAAAAATAAAAATGCATTTAGGCACAAGAATACATTGAGCTTGAGGTAGCGTTTATCATCATGCTGCATTAGCACAAATGAAAAAAGATGAATATACATTTTTATATAATGATAAAAATATTGACATTAAAGCTGAAAGTGATATTGTAAATTCAAGTTTTGAATTAGGTAATTCTAAGAATGTATCTGGTATAGAACAATTAGATAATAAATTAAAATCAAAAAAAGCTACATATGGGCTTGCGACAATTACAAATCAGTTTTTTTTCGGTACTAAGGTTGTCGAGAATACAATTTACTTTGTTCAAATTTCTATCATATGATTTCCAAATGCGCTAATCAATATAGATGCCTCATCTATATTGATGGGACTTCCAATATCAAGGGCATTAAGA contains:
- a CDS encoding MmcQ/YjbR family DNA-binding protein, producing the protein MSFNEIFTNKVINKNKLIEFGFVFSNNNFTYECSIFNDNFLLNVFVDLNNKVNFKLFEKDTKEEYDLVHVKNANGDFVSNLKKLCSEKLLEISNKCFDIEIYSNIQTKNIIEYMDQKYSIKPNFLWEKHPKYSVFKNKKNDKWFALIMEINLSKIGFKENEIEEILVIKDLPENVANKIEQNNYYPAYHMNKSNWYTVILNNSLSNNVLYNLIDTSYELVK
- a CDS encoding DJ-1 family glyoxalase III, translating into MAKVAIFVANGFEDTEVVATVDVLRRAEKLFAGSFPVVDIVSINDSKHVKGAWNIELTADKLINEINFSEYDCLILPGGRVGVDRLKENETLMNAVEKHAKENKVVAAICAAPEILGKLGLVDGIEITHYPGCTTDLDKAVKKPHMSAIADKNIITGSSIGGALQFALQIVDHFTSTEQMLQLHETLVFNY